Proteins encoded by one window of Enterobacter pseudoroggenkampii:
- a CDS encoding alkyl/aryl-sulfatase has product MKFNLIVRSLALAGLVISVSSAYAAEAPKDATAATQQANNALFNQLPFSDNTDFTDAHKGFIAPIPQEIIKGEKGNIIWNPQQYSFIKEGDKAPDSVNPSLWRQSQLINISGLFEVTDGVYQIRNLDLSNMTIIEGKDGITVVDPLVSAETAKVGMDLYFKHRGKKPVVAIIYTHSHVDHYGGVRGVVDEADVKSGKVKVYAPAGFMEAAVAENIMAGNVMSRRASYMYGNLLKPDAKGQVGAGLGTTTSAGTVTLIAPTNIIEKDGQKEVIDGLTYDFMLAPGSEAPSEMLWYIEEKKVIESAEDVTHTLHNTYSLRGAKIREPLPWSKYINQAIVRWGDKAEIIMAQHHWPTWGNENVVKLLKSQRDLYRYINDQTLRMANEGLTRDEIAANFTLPDSLAHTWANRGYYGSVSHDVKATYVLYLGWFDGNPATLDELPPEEGAKKFVEYMGGADAILNKAKTDFDQGNYRWVAQVVSKVVFADPNNQAARNLEADALEQLGYQAESGPWRNFYLTGAQELRNGVVKGPTPNTASPDTVRAMTPEMFFDYLAVHINGQKAGEAKSVFNIDLGSDGGKYKLELENGVLNHTANAEAKDADATLTLNRDTLNKIILKEVTLKQAQDSGNVKISGDSAKLDAMLSYMDKFDFWFNIVTP; this is encoded by the coding sequence ATGAAATTCAATTTGATCGTCAGGAGTCTTGCTCTGGCTGGACTTGTTATTTCCGTTAGCTCCGCGTATGCCGCAGAAGCCCCGAAGGATGCCACGGCCGCAACGCAACAAGCCAATAACGCCCTGTTTAATCAGCTTCCTTTCTCCGATAACACCGATTTTACGGACGCCCATAAAGGCTTTATTGCCCCTATTCCTCAGGAAATTATCAAAGGGGAAAAAGGCAATATCATCTGGAACCCGCAGCAGTATTCGTTTATTAAAGAAGGCGATAAAGCACCGGACTCCGTTAATCCAAGCTTATGGCGTCAATCTCAGCTGATTAATATTAGCGGCCTGTTTGAAGTGACCGACGGCGTATATCAGATCCGAAATCTTGACCTGTCAAATATGACCATCATTGAAGGGAAAGACGGTATTACCGTGGTTGACCCGCTGGTGTCGGCAGAAACGGCGAAGGTCGGGATGGATCTCTATTTTAAACATCGCGGCAAGAAACCGGTCGTCGCCATCATTTATACCCACAGCCACGTTGACCACTATGGCGGCGTGCGCGGCGTGGTGGATGAAGCGGACGTGAAGTCCGGTAAAGTGAAGGTCTACGCGCCTGCCGGGTTTATGGAAGCGGCCGTTGCCGAGAATATCATGGCGGGTAATGTGATGAGCCGCCGCGCCAGCTATATGTATGGCAACCTGCTGAAGCCAGATGCCAAAGGTCAGGTGGGTGCCGGTCTTGGGACAACAACCTCCGCCGGGACGGTCACGCTGATTGCCCCGACCAATATTATCGAGAAAGATGGGCAGAAAGAGGTAATCGACGGCCTGACCTACGACTTTATGCTTGCGCCTGGCTCCGAAGCGCCATCGGAAATGCTCTGGTATATCGAAGAGAAAAAAGTCATTGAATCCGCAGAGGACGTGACCCACACTCTGCACAACACCTACTCGCTGCGCGGAGCGAAAATCCGCGAGCCGCTGCCGTGGTCGAAATACATTAACCAGGCGATTGTGCGCTGGGGTGATAAGGCCGAAATCATCATGGCACAACACCACTGGCCGACCTGGGGCAACGAAAACGTGGTCAAACTGCTGAAAAGCCAGCGTGACCTCTATCGTTACATCAACGACCAGACGCTGCGTATGGCGAACGAAGGGTTGACGCGCGACGAAATTGCCGCGAACTTTACGCTCCCGGATTCACTGGCCCATACCTGGGCTAACCGCGGCTACTACGGCTCGGTGAGCCATGACGTCAAAGCCACCTACGTGCTGTATCTGGGCTGGTTTGACGGCAACCCGGCGACGCTGGATGAGCTGCCGCCGGAAGAAGGCGCGAAGAAATTCGTTGAGTATATGGGCGGCGCGGATGCCATCCTGAACAAGGCGAAAACCGACTTCGACCAGGGGAACTACCGCTGGGTGGCGCAGGTGGTGAGTAAAGTGGTCTTTGCCGATCCAAACAATCAGGCGGCACGTAACCTGGAAGCGGATGCGCTGGAACAGCTTGGCTATCAGGCTGAATCCGGCCCGTGGCGTAACTTCTACCTGACCGGTGCGCAGGAGTTGCGTAACGGCGTGGTGAAAGGTCCAACGCCGAATACCGCCAGCCCGGATACGGTACGCGCGATGACGCCAGAGATGTTCTTTGACTACCTGGCAGTCCATATCAATGGCCAGAAAGCCGGTGAGGCTAAATCGGTGTTTAACATTGATTTGGGCAGCGATGGCGGGAAGTACAAACTCGAGCTGGAAAATGGCGTGCTGAACCACACGGCGAACGCAGAAGCAAAAGATGCGGATGCGACGCTGACGCTCAACCGTGACACCCTGAATAAAATCATTCTCAAGGAAGTGACGCTGAAACAGGCTCAGGACAGCGGAAATGTCAAAATAAGTGGCGACAGCGCGAAACTTGATGCCATGCTTAGTTACATGGATAAGTTTGATTTCTGGTTTAACATTGTGACACCGTAA
- a CDS encoding FMN-dependent NADH-azoreductase — protein MNILHIDSSINGEFSLSRQLTAEVVRQIASEKVVYRDVVKTPIAHLTGTVAAGFRPLRIATDATAEDVREHALSGELVNEFLNSDLIVIGAPMYNFSVSTQLKAWLDRLAQPGKTFSYTPTGPVGHATGKRIIVVSTRGGIYHGTPIEDMDFQERYLQRFFGFLGIDRVEFVRAEGATRSEEVRTKGVAQAFDAIPSVIAAALK, from the coding sequence ATGAATATCCTGCATATAGATTCAAGTATTAACGGCGAGTTCTCACTTTCACGTCAGCTGACGGCAGAGGTGGTTCGCCAGATCGCGTCAGAGAAGGTGGTCTATCGCGACGTCGTTAAAACCCCCATCGCCCATCTCACCGGCACCGTTGCTGCTGGGTTCCGGCCGCTGCGGATAGCCACCGATGCGACGGCTGAAGATGTCCGCGAACACGCGCTGTCCGGGGAACTTGTGAACGAATTTCTCAATAGCGACCTCATCGTGATAGGTGCGCCTATGTATAACTTCTCCGTCTCAACTCAGCTTAAAGCCTGGTTAGATCGACTCGCCCAGCCGGGAAAAACCTTTAGCTATACCCCGACGGGCCCGGTGGGGCATGCGACCGGCAAGAGGATTATTGTCGTTTCAACCCGCGGCGGGATATATCACGGTACGCCAATCGAAGACATGGATTTTCAGGAGAGGTACCTGCAGCGATTCTTTGGTTTTCTGGGTATCGACAGAGTGGAATTTGTCCGTGCTGAAGGGGCTACGCGCAGTGAAGAAGTCAGGACTAAAGGCGTTGCGCAGGCGTTTGACGCTATTCCATCGGTCATTGCCGCAGCATTGAAATAG
- a CDS encoding aldehyde dehydrogenase family protein produces the protein MSESQVAIQPAVQQFLDRQHGLWIEGRQAASDSEKRLNVYNPATGEVIASTADASVDDVDRAVMSGWRAFVARSWAGKLPAERERILLHFADLVEQHSEELAQLETLEQGKSINISRMFEVSCTLNWMRYTAGLTTKITGKTLDLSIPLPQGARYQAWTRKEPVGVVAGIVPWNFPLMIGMWKVMPALAAGCSIVIKPSETTPLTMLRVAELASEAGIPDGVFNVVTGSGAVCGAALTSHPHIAKVSFTGSTATGKQIARAAADTLTGVTLELGGKNPAIVLKDADPAWVIEGLMTGSFLNQGQVCAASSRIYIEAPLFDTLVSGFEQAVKSLSVGPGMSPEAFINPLVSRAHCDKVQTFLDEAKSRNAELIVGNRGPEGKGYYVAPTLVVNPDASLRLTREEVFGPVVNVVRVADGEEALQLANDSDYGLTASVWTQNISKALEYTDRLQAGTVWVNSHTLIDANLPFGGMKQSGTGRDFGPDWLDGWCETKSVCVRY, from the coding sequence ATGTCTGAATCACAGGTGGCCATTCAGCCTGCCGTACAACAATTTTTAGACCGACAGCATGGCCTGTGGATTGAAGGGCGTCAGGCCGCATCGGACAGTGAAAAGCGGCTGAACGTCTACAACCCGGCCACGGGCGAAGTCATTGCCTCGACTGCCGATGCCAGCGTCGACGACGTTGACCGTGCCGTCATGTCCGGCTGGCGCGCGTTTGTCGCCCGCAGCTGGGCCGGAAAACTCCCGGCGGAGCGCGAGCGGATCCTGCTCCATTTCGCCGATCTGGTGGAACAGCACAGCGAAGAGCTGGCCCAGCTTGAAACGCTGGAGCAGGGGAAATCCATTAACATTTCCCGCATGTTTGAAGTCAGCTGCACCCTGAACTGGATGCGCTATACCGCCGGGCTGACCACCAAAATTACGGGTAAGACCCTCGACCTTTCCATCCCGCTGCCGCAGGGCGCCCGCTATCAGGCGTGGACGCGTAAAGAGCCGGTTGGCGTGGTGGCCGGGATTGTGCCCTGGAACTTCCCGCTGATGATCGGGATGTGGAAAGTGATGCCTGCGCTGGCCGCGGGCTGCTCTATCGTCATCAAGCCGTCAGAAACCACGCCGCTGACCATGCTGCGCGTAGCGGAACTGGCCAGCGAAGCGGGCATCCCGGACGGGGTGTTCAACGTGGTGACCGGGAGCGGCGCGGTGTGTGGCGCAGCGCTGACCTCGCATCCGCATATTGCAAAGGTGAGCTTCACCGGCTCAACGGCGACGGGTAAGCAAATTGCCCGTGCGGCGGCGGACACGCTAACCGGCGTGACCCTGGAGCTGGGCGGGAAAAACCCGGCTATTGTACTGAAAGACGCCGACCCGGCGTGGGTGATCGAAGGCCTGATGACCGGCAGCTTCCTGAACCAGGGGCAGGTGTGCGCGGCGAGCTCGCGCATCTATATTGAAGCGCCGCTGTTTGACACGCTGGTCAGCGGGTTTGAGCAGGCGGTGAAATCCCTGAGCGTCGGGCCGGGCATGTCGCCGGAGGCGTTTATCAACCCGCTGGTGTCGCGCGCCCACTGTGACAAGGTGCAGACCTTCCTTGATGAGGCGAAGTCGCGCAACGCGGAGCTAATCGTCGGTAACCGGGGGCCGGAAGGCAAAGGCTATTACGTTGCGCCTACGCTGGTGGTGAACCCGGATGCCTCGCTGCGCCTGACCCGCGAAGAGGTGTTTGGCCCGGTGGTCAACGTGGTGCGCGTCGCCGACGGTGAAGAGGCGCTTCAGCTGGCAAACGACAGCGACTATGGCCTGACGGCCAGCGTCTGGACGCAAAATATCAGCAAGGCGCTGGAGTATACCGACCGGCTGCAGGCGGGCACCGTCTGGGTAAACAGCCATACGCTGATCGACGCCAACCTGCCGTTCGGCGGCATGAAGCAGTCCGGTACGGGGCGTGACTTTGGTCCGGACTGGCTGGACGGCTGGTGTGAAACCAAGTCGGTGTGCGTGCGGTATTAA
- a CDS encoding GGDEF domain-containing protein has product MEKRKKPRLERATWPTRHAMVMHGLAMNLPWLAFVNISFAVMILLRHVLLKASDPLYPHSPQLTRMVDASMLGIIILSAALILMAWRRIAGISVVLFICSAIWSVSCFWFITQLLLPHVWPLCVILLLAGLTALYFYPEGLLAFVLPLWITLPIASWIRNDGLNLHFVVIWSVFTLILICGRFILLSWFDEAWRRNQQNQLLISRLDALAHQDPLTKTANRRKMEVVLENAVEQKKTFSVIMLDIDYFKLYNDTYGHQAGDDCLTRVARVLKQSVRTPDDVVSRYGGEEFVVILFNCPENIAEKVALRIQDGLRAEAIPHSASTVSDHVTVSMGIASMAEGLAGTEIIARADAALYRAKEAGRDRVCR; this is encoded by the coding sequence ATGGAAAAAAGAAAAAAACCGAGACTTGAACGGGCAACCTGGCCAACGCGCCATGCCATGGTCATGCACGGGCTGGCGATGAACCTGCCGTGGCTGGCCTTCGTCAATATCAGCTTCGCGGTGATGATCCTGCTGCGACACGTTCTGCTTAAGGCCAGCGATCCCCTTTATCCCCACTCGCCGCAGCTGACGAGAATGGTCGATGCCTCCATGCTTGGCATTATCATCCTCTCAGCAGCGCTGATCCTGATGGCCTGGCGGCGTATCGCCGGTATCAGCGTGGTCTTGTTTATCTGTAGCGCCATCTGGTCGGTCTCCTGCTTCTGGTTTATCACCCAGCTGCTGCTGCCTCACGTCTGGCCGCTGTGCGTCATTTTATTACTCGCCGGCTTAACGGCGCTCTATTTTTATCCTGAAGGGCTGCTCGCCTTTGTGCTCCCGCTCTGGATCACCCTGCCGATAGCAAGCTGGATACGGAACGATGGCCTCAACCTTCACTTCGTCGTCATCTGGAGCGTCTTTACGCTGATCCTGATCTGCGGGCGTTTCATTCTGTTGAGCTGGTTTGACGAGGCCTGGCGGCGTAATCAGCAAAATCAGCTGCTGATCTCCAGACTGGATGCGCTGGCGCATCAGGATCCGTTAACCAAAACCGCCAATCGCCGGAAAATGGAGGTGGTGCTGGAAAACGCGGTTGAGCAGAAGAAAACCTTCTCGGTGATTATGCTGGATATCGATTACTTCAAGCTCTACAACGACACCTACGGGCACCAGGCAGGCGACGACTGTCTGACCCGCGTGGCGCGGGTGCTGAAGCAGTCGGTGCGCACACCTGACGATGTGGTGTCGCGCTACGGCGGCGAGGAGTTCGTGGTCATTCTCTTCAATTGCCCGGAAAACATCGCGGAAAAGGTTGCCCTGCGTATTCAGGACGGCCTGCGCGCGGAAGCCATACCACACAGCGCGTCAACCGTTAGCGACCATGTCACCGTGAGCATGGGGATTGCGAGCATGGCGGAGGGGTTAGCAGGCACCGAGATCATCGCCCGCGCCGATGCTGCGCTGTATCGGGCCAAGGAGGCCGGGCGGGATCGAGTATGCCGGTGA
- a CDS encoding GlxA family transcriptional regulator, with the protein MRIAILALPGSMKSAVAGLCDMFWLANEVIAQQPDGEGISPFEAVIITAEGKPVPDAQGRPIEAEASFVTGGTFDLVIACGMKLDEQKRPVSPEAVLEAGAWLRGQYDKGAMLAGACAGGLVLAEAGILNGRACTTTWWLYHTFRQRYPLSKPVWGKALVQDARVITSGGPLSWVDLALHIIRLHAGQKLARLTADMAVADSQPLSQQVYAPAGFLNSVHPMIMKAEHIVRYENPAITVEQLARALNMTTRTLHRKMAEEMNESPKNFLTRMRIEKAMRLLEQPGYAITEIASACGYADDTAFRRAFTGVTGMSPGQYRKWIAERHAE; encoded by the coding sequence ATGAGAATTGCCATTTTAGCGTTACCCGGAAGCATGAAATCCGCCGTGGCTGGGCTCTGCGACATGTTCTGGCTGGCTAACGAAGTGATTGCCCAGCAGCCGGACGGCGAGGGCATTTCGCCTTTTGAGGCGGTCATCATCACGGCGGAAGGAAAACCGGTCCCGGACGCGCAGGGGCGGCCGATCGAGGCCGAAGCGAGCTTTGTTACCGGAGGAACCTTCGATCTCGTGATTGCCTGCGGGATGAAGCTTGACGAGCAGAAACGCCCGGTCTCGCCAGAGGCCGTCCTTGAGGCTGGCGCATGGCTGCGCGGCCAGTATGATAAAGGCGCGATGCTTGCGGGAGCCTGTGCCGGTGGGTTGGTTCTCGCCGAGGCGGGGATCCTCAATGGCCGGGCATGCACGACGACCTGGTGGCTTTACCATACTTTCCGCCAGCGTTATCCGCTGAGCAAACCTGTCTGGGGTAAAGCGCTGGTGCAGGATGCACGGGTTATCACATCCGGTGGCCCGCTCTCGTGGGTTGACCTGGCGCTGCATATCATCCGTCTGCACGCCGGGCAGAAGCTGGCGCGTCTGACGGCCGATATGGCCGTGGCTGACAGCCAGCCGTTATCTCAGCAGGTTTACGCGCCAGCAGGTTTTTTAAATTCAGTCCATCCGATGATAATGAAAGCGGAACATATCGTCCGGTATGAAAATCCGGCGATTACCGTAGAACAGCTTGCCCGGGCGCTGAATATGACCACTCGTACCCTTCACCGAAAAATGGCGGAGGAGATGAATGAAAGCCCTAAAAACTTTTTGACGCGCATGCGCATTGAAAAGGCAATGCGTCTCCTGGAGCAACCGGGGTACGCAATAACGGAGATTGCCAGCGCTTGCGGTTACGCTGACGACACGGCATTCAGGCGCGCTTTTACGGGGGTGACGGGCATGTCGCCCGGTCAATACCGCAAATGGATCGCCGAGCGTCATGCGGAATAG
- a CDS encoding alpha/beta fold hydrolase, with product MKPTRLPVLLSLLCMAASQSVQARINNIILVHGAFTDGSVWQEVIGRLQTRGYHVTAVQNPLTSLEEDVAATERVIDRQQGDVVLVGHSWAGAVITQAGNNPKVKKLVFLSALAPDSGESVTSLLTRLNAPMADMRPDKKGLIWLDDPAAYQRTMANDLPLKRVKLLTATQQPIAASAFSEKVEHAAWREKPSWYLITEEDRALSPGIQQQLAGTMNATVLRIKSSHMSMISHPHAVSQFIEQATQTDAKETEK from the coding sequence ATGAAACCGACACGCTTGCCCGTTCTTCTTTCCTTGCTTTGCATGGCTGCATCGCAGTCTGTGCAGGCGCGGATTAATAACATCATCCTCGTGCATGGTGCCTTTACCGATGGTTCCGTCTGGCAGGAAGTGATAGGCCGTTTGCAGACCCGGGGCTACCACGTCACGGCAGTGCAAAACCCTCTGACTTCGCTTGAAGAGGACGTCGCCGCCACAGAGCGTGTCATCGACCGTCAGCAAGGGGACGTAGTGCTTGTTGGCCACTCCTGGGCCGGCGCGGTCATCACTCAGGCAGGCAATAACCCGAAGGTGAAAAAACTGGTTTTTCTCTCCGCCCTTGCCCCCGACAGCGGTGAATCGGTTACCTCTCTTCTTACCCGCCTCAACGCCCCGATGGCCGACATGCGCCCGGATAAAAAAGGGTTAATCTGGCTGGACGATCCTGCTGCCTATCAGCGCACGATGGCCAACGATCTGCCCCTCAAACGCGTAAAACTGCTGACGGCAACGCAGCAGCCTATCGCGGCAAGCGCCTTCAGCGAGAAGGTAGAACATGCAGCATGGCGTGAAAAACCCTCATGGTATCTGATAACCGAAGAGGATCGCGCCCTCTCTCCCGGTATCCAGCAGCAGCTCGCCGGCACCATGAACGCCACCGTCCTGCGTATTAAGAGCAGCCATATGTCGATGATTTCCCACCCGCACGCCGTGAGTCAGTTTATCGAACAAGCAACCCAAACCGACGCAAAGGAAACAGAGAAATGA